The Caulobacter sp. FWC26 genome contains a region encoding:
- a CDS encoding glycoside hydrolase family 127 protein, with amino-acid sequence MATRRDLMLTAVAFAAGPGVSLAAPRGGLPAKAKPLPLKSVRLTPSPYATAVATNRAYLLQLSPDRLLHNFMTFAGLPAKGEVYGGWEGDTIAGHTLGHYLSALVLMYEQTGDVECRRRADYIVSELSRAQAKRGTGYVGALQRKRKDGKVVDGEEIFGEVMKGDIRSGGFDLNGSWSPLYTVHKVFAGLLDVHQAWGNAQALQVAIGLAGYFERVFAALDDAQMQTLLGCEYGGLNESYAELYARTKDKRWLAVAERIYDRKVLDPLVAQRDELANLHANTQAPKLIGLARLHELTGKPQDADAARFFWRTVTQRHSYVIGGNADREYFSGPDTIAAHISEQTCEHCNTYNMLKLTRHLYGWKPDGALFDYYERAHLNHVMSAQNPKTGGFTYMTPLLTGAAREFSNPADDPFWCCVGTGMEVHAKHGEAIFWEGEGTLLVNLYIPAEARWEARGAGLKLETRYPYEPESRLTLSTLARPGRFTVALRVPAWAGDGAEVTVNGQAFAPRMDGGYALIERAWKAGDVVAISLPLDLRLESAPGDESTVAVLRGPMVLAADLGPVSAPWQGVDPAMVGENLLDRFQPVAVEKATYVARGIMRPTDLTFVPFHSQYERRSAVYFRRFTEDAWKTEEAAFLAEQARLKDISARSVDVMHLGEMQPERDHNLTSELSYPVAYRNRNGRDARSGGFFEFDMKVRPGPLILQATYWGEERKRQFDILVDGVRIATQQLQADHPGKFFDVEYPVPEALTQGRTKVRVRFAPPERNTAGPVFGVRLFTAQPASAQSVV; translated from the coding sequence ATGGCGACTCGCCGGGATCTGATGCTTACCGCCGTGGCGTTCGCGGCCGGCCCGGGCGTCAGCCTGGCCGCGCCACGCGGCGGCCTTCCGGCGAAGGCCAAGCCTCTGCCGCTCAAGTCGGTGCGCCTGACGCCATCGCCCTACGCGACCGCAGTCGCGACCAATCGCGCCTATCTGCTGCAGCTCAGCCCCGACCGCCTGCTGCACAACTTCATGACGTTCGCGGGTCTGCCGGCCAAGGGCGAGGTCTATGGCGGCTGGGAAGGCGACACCATCGCTGGCCACACCCTGGGCCATTACCTGTCGGCCTTGGTGTTGATGTACGAGCAGACCGGCGACGTCGAATGCCGTCGTCGCGCCGACTACATCGTCTCGGAACTGTCTCGCGCCCAGGCCAAGCGCGGCACGGGCTATGTCGGAGCCCTCCAGCGCAAGCGGAAGGACGGCAAGGTCGTCGACGGCGAAGAGATCTTCGGCGAGGTGATGAAGGGCGATATCCGCTCCGGCGGCTTCGACCTGAACGGCTCGTGGTCGCCCCTCTACACCGTGCACAAGGTGTTCGCGGGCTTGCTGGACGTCCATCAGGCTTGGGGCAACGCCCAGGCGCTGCAGGTCGCCATCGGCCTGGCCGGCTATTTCGAGCGCGTGTTCGCCGCCCTGGACGACGCCCAGATGCAGACCCTGCTGGGCTGTGAGTATGGCGGCTTGAACGAGAGCTATGCCGAGCTTTACGCCCGCACCAAGGACAAGCGTTGGCTGGCCGTGGCCGAGCGGATCTACGACCGCAAGGTGCTGGACCCGCTGGTCGCCCAGCGCGATGAACTGGCCAACCTCCACGCCAACACCCAGGCGCCCAAGCTGATCGGCCTGGCGCGCCTCCACGAGCTGACCGGCAAACCGCAGGACGCGGACGCGGCGCGGTTCTTCTGGCGCACGGTCACCCAGCGCCACAGCTACGTCATCGGCGGCAACGCCGACCGCGAGTACTTCTCGGGTCCCGACACCATCGCCGCCCATATCAGCGAGCAGACCTGCGAGCACTGTAACACCTACAACATGCTCAAGCTGACGCGGCATCTTTACGGGTGGAAGCCGGACGGCGCGCTATTCGACTATTACGAGCGCGCGCATCTGAACCACGTAATGTCGGCGCAAAACCCCAAGACCGGCGGCTTTACCTACATGACGCCGCTGCTGACCGGCGCGGCCCGCGAGTTCTCCAACCCCGCCGACGATCCGTTCTGGTGCTGTGTCGGCACCGGCATGGAAGTCCACGCCAAGCACGGGGAGGCGATCTTCTGGGAAGGCGAGGGGACCTTGCTGGTCAATCTCTACATTCCCGCCGAGGCGCGATGGGAGGCGCGGGGCGCCGGGCTGAAGCTGGAGACTCGCTATCCGTACGAGCCGGAGTCGCGGCTGACCCTGTCCACCCTGGCCAGGCCCGGTCGGTTCACGGTGGCCCTGCGGGTCCCGGCCTGGGCCGGTGACGGCGCCGAGGTCACTGTCAACGGCCAAGCCTTCGCCCCCCGTATGGACGGCGGCTACGCCCTGATCGAGCGGGCTTGGAAGGCCGGCGACGTGGTGGCGATCAGTCTGCCGCTGGACCTGCGTCTGGAGTCCGCGCCGGGCGACGAGAGCACCGTGGCGGTGCTGCGTGGCCCGATGGTGCTGGCCGCCGATCTCGGTCCCGTCAGCGCCCCGTGGCAGGGGGTTGATCCGGCCATGGTCGGCGAGAACCTGCTGGACCGCTTCCAGCCGGTGGCCGTGGAGAAGGCGACCTATGTGGCGCGTGGGATCATGCGTCCGACGGACCTGACCTTCGTCCCGTTCCACAGCCAGTACGAACGCCGCAGCGCGGTCTATTTCCGCCGCTTCACCGAGGACGCCTGGAAGACCGAGGAGGCCGCGTTCCTGGCCGAGCAGGCGCGCCTGAAGGACATCAGCGCCCGGTCGGTGGACGTCATGCACCTGGGCGAGATGCAGCCCGAGCGCGACCACAACCTGACCTCGGAGCTCTCGTACCCGGTGGCCTATCGCAACCGCAACGGCCGGGACGCCCGCTCGGGCGGCTTCTTCGAGTTCGACATGAAGGTCCGCCCCGGCCCGCTGATCCTGCAGGCCACCTATTGGGGCGAGGAGCGCAAGCGACAGTTCGACATCCTGGTCGACGGCGTGAGGATCGCCACCCAGCAGTTGCAGGCCGACCATCCGGGCAAGTTCTTCGATGTCGAATATCCGGTGCCCGAGGCGCTAACCCAAGGCCGGACCAAGGTCCGGGTGCGGTTCGCGCCGCCCGAGCGAAACACGGCCGGCCCGGTGTTCGGGGTGCGGCTGTTCACCGCCCAGCCGGCCAGCGCCCAATCGGTCGTATGA
- a CDS encoding Ldh family oxidoreductase, producing MSITSDADAVRLSLDEARSLARRALTAAGLSRAHVDAVAETMVAGERDGCASHGLYRLLVASDSVAKGVVSVDAVPVLDEPAPALARVDGGGGFAQLAFERAWPLLVEKARRFGIAALALNNVVHFAALWPEVETLAREGLVALALTPSHAWVAPEVGTKPVFGTNPIAFGWPRPGRDPFVFDFATSAVARGEIELRRRAGQPVPPDWGYDADGAATTAAEAVLAGAMRTFGGHKGSALAAMVELLAGPLIGDLTSQESLDADAGRKGSPLGGELIVALDPAGFLGAAAGQHLARAEALFEAIQAQGARLPSQRRYAARAVSEREGVTIPAALHRDILKLLERKD from the coding sequence ATGAGCATCACGTCGGATGCTGACGCCGTGCGGCTGTCGCTCGACGAGGCCAGGAGCCTCGCGCGGCGGGCGCTGACGGCGGCGGGCTTGTCGCGAGCCCATGTCGACGCCGTGGCCGAAACCATGGTCGCGGGAGAGCGCGACGGCTGCGCCTCGCACGGCCTCTATCGCCTGCTGGTCGCCAGCGACAGCGTCGCCAAGGGCGTGGTGTCGGTCGACGCCGTTCCGGTGCTGGACGAGCCGGCGCCGGCTCTGGCGCGGGTCGACGGCGGGGGCGGCTTCGCTCAACTGGCCTTCGAGCGCGCCTGGCCGCTGCTGGTTGAAAAGGCGCGTCGTTTCGGCATCGCCGCCCTCGCCCTGAACAATGTCGTCCACTTCGCCGCCCTGTGGCCAGAGGTCGAGACCCTGGCGCGGGAGGGGCTGGTCGCCCTGGCCCTCACGCCCAGCCACGCGTGGGTCGCGCCCGAGGTGGGGACAAAGCCGGTGTTCGGCACCAATCCCATCGCTTTCGGATGGCCGCGGCCGGGCCGGGATCCGTTCGTCTTCGACTTCGCCACCAGCGCCGTAGCGCGCGGCGAGATCGAACTGCGCCGCCGCGCTGGCCAGCCCGTGCCGCCCGACTGGGGCTATGACGCCGACGGCGCTGCGACCACTGCGGCCGAGGCGGTCCTGGCCGGGGCCATGCGCACCTTCGGCGGCCACAAGGGTTCGGCCCTGGCGGCGATGGTCGAACTGCTAGCCGGCCCACTGATCGGCGATCTGACCAGCCAGGAATCGCTGGACGCCGACGCCGGCCGTAAAGGCTCGCCTCTGGGCGGAGAGCTGATCGTCGCCCTGGACCCGGCCGGCTTCCTCGGCGCGGCCGCCGGCCAGCATCTGGCGCGGGCCGAGGCGCTGTTCGAAGCCATCCAAGCCCAGGGCGCGCGGCTGCCCTCGCAGCGCCGCTACGCCGCCCGCGCGGTGAGCGAGCGCGAGGGCGTGACGATTCCAGCGGCCCTGCACCGCGACATTCTCAAGCTGCTCGAACGGAAGGACTAG
- a CDS encoding DUF885 family protein — protein sequence MRRNGLFGTAVICVAAVTALASAPVAAAPSPDQLFSAIADGEYAWRKAQMGPSEDGPKSERFKLPDVGAKVQAERLTRWAEVSRQLATIPVAKLSHVNQVNYAVYKGQIDALLAEQRYREYEKPLNADSSFWGDVAETARDSFQTEADYRAYIAMLRDIPRYYDQQIVNMRAGLKRGFTPPQITLRGRDAGVALVAEAATPQDSPFYAPFKKALPAVIPAETQAALRREAAEAITQAVVPAHARLRAFLRDEYIPGARRELAAYALPDGQAYYRSKVAEFTTTDMTPEQIHQIGLAEVAKIRARMLDVMKETKFEGDLPAFLTFLRTDPRFYAKTPQDLLDRAAWNAKRFDGVASQWFGRLPRSRFAIRPVPDEVAPFYTGGRGGPGIYLVNTYNLPSRPLYSQMALTLHESAPGHAFQMPLAAENTGLPAYRRDTYLSAYGEGWALYSEALGEDMGLYDTPYDRFGMLSYQMWRAARLVVDTGLHTKGWTREQAQQYLHDNTAMADHEIQTEVDRYIAWPGQALSYYMGMLAFVNARQRAEKALGPKFNIRAFHDAVLELGSVPLPVIDARVDQLIAAGGKGPYSDVE from the coding sequence ATGCGTCGCAACGGACTCTTCGGCACGGCCGTGATCTGCGTGGCGGCGGTGACGGCGCTGGCGTCGGCTCCCGTCGCCGCCGCGCCCTCGCCTGATCAGCTCTTTAGCGCCATCGCCGACGGCGAGTACGCCTGGCGCAAGGCCCAGATGGGCCCCAGCGAGGATGGCCCGAAGTCCGAACGCTTCAAGCTTCCCGATGTCGGCGCGAAGGTCCAGGCCGAGCGCCTGACCCGCTGGGCCGAAGTGTCCAGGCAGTTGGCCACGATCCCGGTCGCCAAGCTGTCCCACGTCAACCAGGTCAACTACGCCGTTTACAAAGGCCAGATCGACGCCCTCCTTGCCGAGCAGCGCTACCGTGAATACGAAAAACCACTGAACGCCGACAGCAGCTTCTGGGGCGACGTGGCCGAAACCGCGCGCGACAGCTTCCAGACCGAGGCGGACTACCGCGCCTATATCGCCATGCTGCGCGACATTCCGCGCTATTACGACCAGCAGATCGTCAACATGCGCGCGGGCCTGAAACGCGGCTTCACGCCGCCGCAAATCACCCTGCGGGGCCGCGACGCGGGCGTCGCCCTGGTCGCGGAGGCCGCGACGCCACAGGACTCGCCGTTCTACGCGCCCTTCAAGAAGGCCCTGCCGGCCGTCATCCCCGCCGAGACCCAGGCCGCCCTGCGTCGCGAGGCCGCCGAGGCGATCACCCAGGCGGTGGTCCCGGCCCACGCCCGCCTGCGGGCCTTCCTGCGTGACGAGTACATCCCCGGCGCGCGACGCGAGCTGGCCGCCTACGCCCTGCCGGACGGCCAAGCCTACTACCGCTCCAAGGTGGCCGAGTTCACAACCACCGACATGACGCCCGAGCAGATCCACCAGATCGGCCTCGCCGAGGTGGCCAAGATCCGCGCCCGGATGCTGGACGTCATGAAGGAGACCAAGTTCGAGGGCGACCTGCCGGCCTTTCTGACCTTCCTGCGCACCGATCCCCGCTTCTACGCCAAGACCCCGCAGGACCTGCTGGACCGCGCGGCCTGGAACGCCAAGCGCTTCGACGGCGTGGCCTCGCAGTGGTTCGGCCGCCTGCCGCGCAGCCGGTTCGCCATTCGTCCGGTGCCGGACGAGGTCGCGCCGTTCTACACCGGCGGGCGCGGCGGGCCGGGGATCTATCTGGTCAATACCTACAACCTGCCGTCCCGGCCGCTGTACTCACAGATGGCGCTGACCCTGCACGAGAGCGCGCCGGGGCACGCCTTCCAGATGCCGCTGGCCGCCGAGAACACCGGCCTGCCGGCCTATCGCCGCGACACCTACCTGTCGGCCTATGGCGAGGGCTGGGCGCTATACAGCGAGGCGCTAGGCGAGGACATGGGTCTCTACGACACGCCCTACGATCGGTTCGGCATGCTCAGCTACCAGATGTGGCGCGCCGCGCGGCTGGTCGTCGACACCGGCCTGCACACCAAGGGCTGGACCCGCGAGCAGGCCCAGCAATACCTGCACGACAACACCGCCATGGCCGACCACGAGATCCAGACCGAGGTCGACCGCTACATCGCCTGGCCGGGCCAGGCGCTGTCCTACTACATGGGCATGCTGGCCTTCGTGAACGCGCGCCAGCGGGCCGAAAAGGCGCTGGGGCCCAAGTTCAACATCCGCGCTTTCCACGACGCGGTGCTGGAACTGGGCTCGGTCCCCCTGCCGGTGATCGACGCCCGGGTTGACCAACTGATCGCGGCGGGGGGCAAGGGTCCCTATTCCGATGTGGAGTGA
- a CDS encoding GntR family transcriptional regulator: MNIVVRSLSDQTYEIVRRRILVGAMQPGTAVRQDIIATELGVSKIPLREALGRLEQDGLLQSYPNRGYVVRDLSASEASEVFALRLKLEPGAVAEACRRATAKDHAAATAALEALEAELSKPDGDHVSFNRAFHMALVRPGGHITFQLMERLQILAERYVRVHLEPNGRDERASREHREMLEAWVRGDAKTVEALAANHIRGTLSDLKQQLAS, translated from the coding sequence ATGAACATCGTCGTCCGATCGCTGTCCGACCAAACCTACGAGATCGTCCGCCGCCGCATTCTCGTCGGCGCGATGCAGCCTGGGACCGCCGTACGACAGGACATCATCGCGACTGAGTTGGGCGTCAGCAAAATCCCCCTACGCGAGGCCCTAGGCCGTCTCGAGCAAGACGGCCTGCTGCAATCCTATCCTAACCGCGGTTATGTCGTACGCGATCTATCCGCCAGTGAAGCCAGCGAAGTCTTCGCCCTGCGCCTGAAGCTGGAGCCTGGCGCGGTGGCCGAGGCCTGCCGACGGGCGACAGCCAAGGACCACGCCGCCGCCACGGCCGCGCTGGAAGCGCTGGAGGCCGAACTGTCAAAACCCGACGGCGACCATGTCAGCTTCAATCGAGCCTTCCACATGGCCCTAGTGCGCCCCGGCGGGCACATAACATTCCAGCTGATGGAACGGCTGCAGATTCTAGCCGAGCGCTATGTGCGGGTGCATCTGGAGCCCAACGGTCGCGACGAGCGGGCCAGCCGCGAACACCGCGAGATGCTAGAGGCCTGGGTCCGCGGCGACGCCAAGACCGTCGAGGCTCTGGCCGCCAACCACATCCGCGGCACCCTATCGGATTTGAAGCAGCAGCTGGCGAGCTGA
- a CDS encoding 4-hydroxyproline epimerase produces MRHTFFCVDGHTAGNPVRLVAGGAPLLRGDTMSARRQDFLARFDWIRTGLMFEPRGHDMMSGGFLYPPTQADCDAGILFIETSGCLPMCGHGTIGIVTFALENGLVTPREPGKLRLEVPAGVIEIAYHTAGDRVTAVRIRNVPAYLAKAGIEIEVPGFGPLSVDVSYGGNFYAIVEPQGPYTGIDALGAAEILRLSPIIRTLVREAYEPVHPLDPTIRGVSHVLWADAPRAPDADGRNAVFYGDRAIDRSPCGTGTSARLAHLAAKGELKVGDTFVHESIIGSRFIGRVEAETELGGQKAFIPSIEGSAIATGHNILWIDREDAFWAGFQVI; encoded by the coding sequence ATGCGTCACACGTTCTTCTGCGTCGACGGCCACACCGCCGGCAACCCGGTGCGTCTTGTGGCCGGCGGCGCGCCGCTGCTGCGCGGCGATACGATGAGCGCCAGACGCCAGGACTTTCTCGCCCGCTTCGACTGGATCCGCACCGGCCTGATGTTCGAGCCGCGTGGTCACGATATGATGTCGGGCGGCTTCCTCTATCCGCCAACCCAGGCCGACTGCGACGCTGGCATCCTGTTCATCGAAACCAGCGGCTGCCTGCCGATGTGCGGCCACGGCACGATCGGCATCGTCACCTTCGCCCTGGAGAACGGCCTGGTGACCCCACGCGAGCCGGGCAAGCTAAGACTGGAGGTCCCAGCTGGCGTGATCGAAATCGCCTACCATACTGCGGGCGACCGGGTCACCGCCGTGAGGATCCGAAATGTCCCGGCCTATCTGGCCAAGGCGGGCATCGAGATCGAGGTCCCCGGTTTCGGTCCGCTCAGCGTCGATGTCTCGTACGGCGGCAACTTCTACGCCATCGTCGAACCGCAGGGGCCATATACCGGCATAGACGCCCTGGGCGCGGCCGAGATCCTGCGCCTCAGCCCGATCATCCGCACGCTGGTGCGCGAGGCCTATGAGCCGGTCCACCCGCTGGACCCGACGATCCGCGGGGTCAGCCACGTGCTTTGGGCCGACGCCCCCCGGGCTCCGGACGCCGATGGCCGCAATGCGGTGTTCTATGGTGACCGCGCCATCGATCGCAGCCCTTGCGGTACGGGCACTTCGGCGCGCCTGGCGCACCTGGCGGCGAAGGGCGAGCTGAAAGTCGGCGACACCTTCGTCCACGAGAGCATCATCGGCAGCCGCTTCATCGGTCGCGTCGAGGCGGAAACCGAACTGGGCGGCCAGAAGGCGTTTATCCCCTCGATCGAAGGCTCCGCGATCGCCACGGGCCACAATATCCTCTGGATCGACCGCGAGGATGCTTTCTGGGCGGGCTTTCAGGTGATCTAG
- a CDS encoding dihydrodipicolinate synthase family protein, producing the protein MSSMNWSGVFPAATTQFNPDLSIDFDASQRVLDALIRDGVHGLVVLGTCGENNSLEADEKRKMLKAAVEVVAGRVPIIVGVSELTTTRAAAFAKDAESLGANALMALPAMVYVPTEAELEAHFRTVAQASSLPIMLYNNPPAYRAAITLEVLTRLADEPTIVAIKESAPDTRRFTDLARAFGERFILMAGLDDVALEGLLLGARGWVSGLTSAFPQESVALVAAVDRGDLEEARRIYRWFMPLLHLDAEHDLVQSIKLAETIMGRGTEYVRLPRLPLAGARRAQVVAMVEEAAATRPVLAPAAAA; encoded by the coding sequence ATGAGTTCCATGAATTGGTCGGGCGTGTTCCCGGCCGCGACGACCCAATTCAATCCAGATCTGTCCATCGATTTTGACGCCAGCCAACGGGTGCTGGACGCCCTGATCCGGGATGGCGTGCACGGTCTTGTGGTGCTGGGCACCTGCGGTGAGAACAACTCGCTGGAGGCCGACGAGAAGCGCAAGATGCTGAAAGCCGCCGTCGAGGTGGTGGCCGGCCGGGTGCCGATCATCGTCGGCGTCTCGGAGCTGACCACGACCCGCGCCGCCGCCTTCGCCAAGGACGCTGAGTCCTTGGGCGCCAACGCCCTTATGGCCCTGCCCGCCATGGTCTACGTGCCGACCGAGGCCGAACTGGAAGCCCACTTCCGCACGGTCGCCCAGGCGTCGAGCCTGCCGATCATGCTTTATAATAATCCGCCGGCCTACCGCGCGGCCATCACCCTGGAGGTGTTGACCCGCCTGGCCGACGAGCCGACCATCGTGGCAATCAAAGAAAGCGCCCCCGACACGCGCCGCTTCACCGACCTGGCCCGCGCGTTCGGCGAGCGCTTTATCCTGATGGCCGGCCTCGACGACGTCGCGCTGGAAGGCCTGCTGCTCGGCGCTAGGGGCTGGGTCTCGGGCCTGACCAGCGCCTTCCCGCAGGAATCGGTGGCCTTGGTCGCGGCCGTTGACCGCGGCGACCTGGAAGAAGCTCGCCGCATCTATCGCTGGTTCATGCCGCTGCTACATCTGGACGCCGAGCACGACTTGGTCCAGTCGATCAAGCTGGCTGAGACGATCATGGGTCGCGGGACCGAGTACGTGCGGCTGCCGCGTCTGCCCCTGGCCGGCGCCCGCCGCGCCCAAGTCGTCGCCATGGTCGAGGAGGCCGCCGCAACCCGGCCCGTCCTGGCCCCGGCTGCGGCCGCCTAA
- a CDS encoding FAD-binding oxidoreductase has protein sequence MSGILVVGGGVVGKACALSLQRAGEAVTLLDPQQSPPPASYGNAGHIATEQVAPLASPTALASAFRRLYGLGGALDFRLSDIGTWGPWAARFVAASTPEGAARGQRALGGLLKDALPAWRRLTVSLGRPDLLIERGHVVVWETPASARAGRAAWEAADIGQARLSPLAESTKVSLERLIKPAITGGLTFQNTGQVSDPGLVLRLLDEAFEAVGGQRLTSQVRRLWNADGRVVAELVDGRRLTPERVLVTGGVGSGALMRGVGHVAPVIAERGYHLEGGAEHWDDLPPVVFEDRSLILTRFGNRLRAASFVEFGHEASPPDPRKWARLRRHLSELNVRLEGPVAEWMGARPTLPDYLPAIGVSRRVDNLYYAFGHQHLGLTLAATTGELVVALMGGGAPAVDLTPFDLARFERGHSKRSNP, from the coding sequence ATGTCGGGTATCTTGGTGGTCGGGGGTGGCGTGGTCGGCAAAGCCTGCGCCCTTTCCCTTCAGCGCGCCGGGGAGGCTGTCACCCTACTCGATCCCCAACAATCGCCGCCTCCGGCCTCGTATGGAAACGCCGGCCACATCGCGACCGAGCAGGTCGCACCCCTTGCCTCGCCGACCGCGCTGGCTTCGGCTTTCCGCCGGCTGTACGGCCTGGGCGGAGCCTTGGATTTCCGGCTGAGCGACATCGGAACCTGGGGGCCTTGGGCTGCTCGCTTCGTGGCGGCCTCGACACCCGAGGGCGCGGCCCGCGGCCAGCGGGCTCTTGGCGGATTGCTGAAGGACGCCCTGCCGGCCTGGCGGCGACTGACCGTGTCTCTTGGTCGTCCCGATCTTCTTATAGAGCGCGGCCATGTGGTGGTCTGGGAGACACCCGCGAGCGCCCGCGCTGGACGTGCCGCCTGGGAGGCGGCAGACATCGGCCAGGCCCGTCTGAGCCCGCTTGCTGAATCGACCAAGGTTAGCCTGGAACGCCTGATCAAGCCGGCGATCACGGGCGGGCTCACCTTTCAGAACACAGGCCAGGTCAGCGATCCGGGCCTAGTGCTACGTCTCCTGGACGAGGCCTTCGAGGCCGTCGGCGGCCAGCGCCTGACCAGCCAGGTCCGGCGTTTGTGGAACGCGGACGGCCGCGTCGTGGCCGAGCTCGTTGACGGCCGGCGCCTGACGCCCGAACGCGTGCTCGTGACCGGAGGTGTCGGTTCGGGCGCGCTGATGCGCGGGGTGGGCCATGTCGCCCCCGTGATCGCCGAGCGCGGCTACCACCTCGAGGGCGGTGCGGAGCATTGGGATGATCTGCCGCCCGTGGTGTTCGAGGATCGCTCGCTGATCTTGACCCGCTTCGGCAACCGTCTGCGGGCCGCCAGTTTCGTCGAGTTCGGCCATGAGGCCTCGCCGCCCGATCCGCGCAAGTGGGCCCGGCTGAGACGCCACCTGTCGGAGCTGAATGTACGCCTGGAAGGCCCCGTCGCCGAATGGATGGGGGCCCGACCCACCTTGCCCGATTATCTTCCGGCCATCGGCGTCAGTCGGCGGGTCGACAATCTTTACTACGCCTTCGGTCACCAGCATCTGGGCCTGACCCTGGCGGCGACGACCGGCGAGCTTGTCGTGGCCTTGATGGGCGGCGGCGCGCCCGCCGTCGATCTGACACCGTTCGACCTCGCCCGTTTCGAGCGCGGACACAGCAAGAGGAGCAATCCATGA
- a CDS encoding Xaa-Pro peptidase family protein: MTLGVGGSTMDLQLAGLSPRPGRPPAITAGEYAARLERARVLTAALGGEALLVGAGASLRYFTGVPWGATERLVALLLPRVGRPIMICPGFELGSLQADLKIEADIRLWQEHEDPAVLVGRALSEVGAGTLALDPAAPFSVFSALGKAAPSLRAVDATPVIDGCRSVKSMAELALMRHAKSITLDVQRRAAAILTSGIKASAVKQFIDSAHRAAGADGGSTFCAVQFGLATAYPHGLPGDQTLNEGDLVLIDTGCQIEGYNADITRTYVFGEPGDEHRRIWNIEHEAQAAAFDAVRPGVPCEVIDQTARDVLERHGLGPDYALPGLPHRTGHGIGLSIHEGPYLVRGDRTPLAPGMCFSNEPMIVLPDQFGVRLEDHFHVTEDGAAWFTEPSPSIDAPFGKA; the protein is encoded by the coding sequence ATGACCCTGGGCGTCGGCGGTTCGACCATGGATCTGCAACTGGCGGGGCTGTCGCCTCGGCCCGGGCGTCCGCCGGCCATCACGGCCGGCGAGTACGCGGCGCGTCTGGAGCGGGCGAGGGTCCTTACCGCCGCTCTGGGCGGCGAGGCCCTGCTGGTCGGGGCGGGCGCCAGCCTGCGCTACTTCACCGGTGTGCCATGGGGCGCAACCGAGCGCCTGGTGGCCCTGCTGCTGCCCCGCGTCGGTCGGCCGATCATGATCTGTCCGGGCTTCGAGCTGGGCTCCTTGCAGGCCGATCTGAAGATCGAGGCCGACATCCGCCTTTGGCAGGAGCACGAAGATCCCGCCGTCCTGGTGGGGCGCGCCCTGTCGGAGGTCGGCGCCGGAACGCTGGCCCTGGACCCCGCCGCGCCCTTCTCGGTGTTCAGCGCGTTGGGCAAGGCCGCGCCGTCGCTGCGGGCGGTCGACGCCACGCCGGTGATCGACGGCTGCCGGAGCGTGAAGTCTATGGCCGAACTGGCTTTGATGCGGCACGCCAAGTCCATCACCCTGGACGTCCAACGTCGGGCCGCCGCGATCCTGACCTCCGGGATCAAGGCGAGCGCGGTCAAGCAATTCATCGACAGTGCGCATCGCGCGGCTGGCGCCGACGGCGGCTCGACCTTCTGCGCGGTGCAGTTCGGTCTGGCCACGGCCTATCCGCACGGCCTCCCCGGCGACCAGACTCTGAACGAAGGCGACTTGGTGCTGATAGATACTGGCTGCCAGATTGAGGGCTACAACGCGGACATCACCCGCACCTACGTCTTCGGCGAGCCAGGCGACGAGCATCGCCGAATCTGGAACATCGAACACGAAGCGCAGGCCGCCGCTTTCGACGCCGTGAGGCCGGGCGTCCCTTGCGAGGTTATCGATCAGACCGCCCGCGATGTGCTGGAGCGCCATGGCCTGGGACCCGATTACGCTCTCCCGGGGCTACCGCACCGCACCGGCCACGGCATTGGCCTGTCGATCCACGAGGGACCCTATCTGGTGCGCGGCGACCGTACGCCGCTGGCGCCCGGCATGTGCTTCTCCAACGAGCCGATGATCGTGTTGCCCGACCAGTTCGGCGTGCGGCTTGAGGACCACTTCCATGTCACCGAGGACGGCGCGGCCTGGTTCACCGAGCCCTCGCCCTCGATCGATGCGCCGTTCGGCAAGGCCTGA